From the genome of Chitinophagales bacterium:
CGGGTATTGAGGAACATGTAATTGTTATTGATTCTGTTTCAAAGCGGTTCAGCATGTGTGGAGCGCGCGTAGGTTGTTTAATTACGAGAAATAAAAAAGTAAACGAAACGGTATTAAAGTTTGCACAGGCCAGATTGAGCCCTCCCACCTTTGGACAAATTGCGGCTGAAGCTGCTCTTCAGGTAAAAGAAGAATATTTCAACGGCGTGATGGCAGAATATATTAGTCGCAGAAATATGATGGTGGAAAAAATGAATGAAATTCCTGGTGTATTATGTCCAAATCCAGGCGGAGCATTTTATACTATTGCCCGTCTTCCTATAGACAATAGCGATAAATTTTGTCAATGGCTTCTTGAATCATTTTCGTATGAAAACCAAACGGTAATGTTAGCTCCTGCGACAGGGTTTTATGCAACAAAAGGCCTGGGGTTAGATGAGGTACGTATTGCATATGTGCTGAATAATTACGAAATGGAAAAAGCCTTTGATTGCCTGGCTATGGCGCTCAGAGAATACCCTGGCATTAAGAATAATGATGCCGCTGTCAGCATTTAAAAAACAGGAGTATATGCATGAGCAGGTATGTGCTTGATTTAGATTTCCATGCTCCTTATTGCCAACTCGTATCCCTTTAAGCCGAATCCTGCAATCAGTCCTTTACATTTTCCAGAAAGTAATGATGTATGCCGGAAGGGTTCTCTTGCTGCCGGATTGGAAATATGTATCTCTATAACCGGAGATTTAATGGAGCTTACCGCATCAGAAATGGCAACGGATGTATGGGTGTATCCCCCGGCATTTAATATAATTCCATCATAAGAAAACCCGCCACGGTGCAATTCATTAATAATTTCACCCTCTACATTACTTTGAAAATAGTCAATTGCGTGTTCGGAAAGTTTTGCTTTTAATTCTTCCAGGTAATCCTTAAAAGTTTTACTTCCATAAATTTCCGGCTCCCGGGTCCCTATTAAATTTAAATTTGGGCCATTAATAATTAGAATTTTCATTGTATAAAGCAATTGGACATTTCTAAAAAGCAAGTTAATAAAAAGCCCATTTAGTAATGGTATAGATTGTTGCCGATTACCGTATTTCATGGAATCATTTGTAATAAGATGTAAGTATAGATATATGGAATGGCTAAGTACTATCAAAGGTTTTAAGTCTTATTTACAGTTGGAGCGTTCACTGTCAAATAATACCATTGAAGCATATATAAGAGACGCAGATTTATTGAGAAGGTTTCTGGAATTGAAAGAATCTCTAATTACACCTGAAAATGTTTCTCATGAGGATTTACAGCGATTTATAGCATTTATCAATGAACTGAAATTAAGTGGTCAGTCTCAGGCAAGAATACTTTCCGGCATCAGGGCTTTTTATAAATATTTGCTGATGGAAAGTTTGGTGCAGCAGGATCCCACTGTGTTAATTCAAGGCCCTAAGCTTCAGAGAAAGCTGCCCGATGTATTAAATAACCCTGAGATAGAAGCGTTACTAAATGCAATTGACCACAGTACGCAGGAAGGAATTCGAAACAGAGCCATTCTGGAAGTATTGTATGGATGTGGGTTAAGGGTAAGTGAGTTAATCAATTTGCACATTTCTAATCTTTATACAGATGTGGAATTTATAAAGGTGGTAGGTAAAGGAAACAAAGAAAGATTAATACCTATTGGTCTATCAGCAATCAAGCACATTAACTTTTATATAGAAGGAGTTAGAAATCATATGCAAGTAAAAAAAAGATTTGATGATACTTTATTTCTTAACCGCCGCGGTAGCGCACTTACCAGGGTTTATGTATTTATGTTTATTAAGTCAATTGCAGAAAAGGCCGGATTAAAGAAAAAGATCAGCCCGCACACCTTTCGTCATTCATTCGCCACCCACTTAATTGAAGGCGGGGCGGATCTTCGGGCTGTTCAGGAAATGCTTGGCCATGAATCTATCACTACGACCGAGATTTATACCCACCTTGATCGTGATTATTTGCGGCAGACATTGTTGCAATTTCATCCTGCATACCAGAAAATCTAATGATACTACCTCCGCATCATGGCTATACTTTACTTTCGCAGCTCTGATTTCTTATGAAAAAGTTAGCTAACTATAAATTTTATATTCTGGGCATGATGTTGCTCATCATTCCGGATGCGTTAACATTTTATCTGCTTATGCCCATGCCGGGCAGTCAAAATATTAATGGCCTGGAAACAGCTTATTACCTGGATAAAATTTTATGGCTTACCCGTACAATCGGTTTTTTTCTTATCATTCCTTTTCTTCAAAAGACCTTTTCAGCGAAAAGTATTACAGCAAAATTTACATACGGTGGTTTCCTTATCGTAGCATTGACTTTTGTGTATTTAGTGGGTTTTCATTTCCGTGCTGACAGGATTTTCTATGAACCCTCTGTAAAAACATTTCTATCAAAAGATCAGAATAGATTTCCTGTTGACCGGATGGTTTTAGGTGTAGAAATAAACGGTAAAGCAAAGGCCTATCCATTAATTGTAGTAGGCTACCATCATAAAATTCAGGATACCGTAGGCGGCAAACCTGTATTGGTTACCTATTGTACGATGTGCCGTTCCGGAGAAGTCTACGATCCGGGAGTGAATGAAAATTTGCCATGGAGACTGGTTGGAATGGGCAAGTGGAATGCAATAATTGAAGATGCTAAAACAAAATCCTGGTGGTACCAGGCAGATGGTGTTGCAGGCGCAGGACCTGAAAAGGGAACGATACTTCCAGTAATTTACAGTGAACAGGTCACGTTAAAAAGCTGGCTTGAGCGGCATCCTAATTCTTTAATACTTCAGCCTGATCCAAAGTATCAATCAAGATACGATAAGTTAAAAAATTATGACATTAATTTTCAGACGTCAGCTAACGAAATCAACGATGGAGGCAAGCTTACCGACAATTCATGGGTAATTAACATTAGTGATGATGGAATTGATAAATATTTCTCCTGGCATGAGTTGCAAAAGTCCAGGGTTATAAACGAGGTAATTGGAAAAAAGCCAATTCTTCTTGCAATTGAAAACGATAATGAATCTTTTCATAGCTGGAATCGGACTATAAATGGAGAACCATTAACGTTTACCATAAGCGATCGACAATTAACAGACACAAAAACTAATTCTTTGTGGGATTGGAATGGTAAATGTGTTAGTGGCTCTTTTAAGAGTTATCAGTTACTTACCGTTTCATCGCAGCAGGTTTACTGGCATACCTGGCAAACTTTTTTTAATAAAACGATTAAATATTAATGTCTATAAGCAAGAGAGGGTTCTTCCTGAATTAGATTTTCTTTCCTGCATAATTTCAACAAGATATTTCAAGTACCTTTGCCCTCCCTAAACACTAAAAACTGTTATTCCATGCGCTTTAATTTGAAATTGATGCTACTGCTTTTTTTAACAGCTATTATATCCTGTACGCATCCTACAGATTTAAAAACTCAGCTTGTAGGAAAATGGAGAATTTCAGAGATGAAAATTCAAATGCTGGATCAAATGGAACAAATGGGTCAGATGCAAGTCCAAATGATGAAAGACAGTATAGGCAAAACAACTGATACTTCACAGATTCGCCATTTGCAGGCTCAATTAAATGATATGCAAAAAAGCCTGGATACTTTTCACTTGCAGCAGGATTCTTCAAAGAATTCGAGCGTTTGGGAATTCAAGCAGGATGGTTCTTTTACTGAAGCCGAACCAAGTCAAACAAAAAACGGAACATGGTCTGTTGATACCAAAAAGAACATGCTCTACACCAAGATTGACAATGAGAATGACTCTGTCCTTATAAAATTTGAAAATGATTTACTCACACTTCAGTTCGATTCCCTGAATTATATGTCTCTTGCGAAGATTAAGAGTTAAGCTTTCAAATTATTTTTTTACAAGCGGTAACTCGTTGATTTTATTTTCACGGAGGTAGGCAATTAGATCAGTGGCCGGCAGGTCAGTGATTCCTGCTGCACGCAACATGGAAATCAGCTGTCCGCGGTGATAGCTCCCATGATTTACAACGTGGGCCAGCATTTCATAAACCGGAGATTTGCCTGAATTACCTTTCATTGTGGTGTAAGCAACTTCCTGCTTTAGATCCTTCTTACTATAATTCAATACCTTTTGATTAAGTAATTCAGATGACTTTAGTACACCCGCAATTAAATCTTTTTTTGATCCATTAAAATCAGACGATGGCCACGTGGCAGGCGAAAGTCCATCAAAGCGTTCCATCCAAATATCCTGTGCATCCCAAATGTGTAACAGCATTTTCTTTATGGTGGGAAAACTGCTTACCATTTCCTTGTTTAACTGCTCATCATTTAACGCATCAATTATATCGCAAAGGCGCTTGTTTGCCCAAAAATTATAGGCTACATATTCTTTTATAAATTTTTTCATTACAAAGTGTCGTTGTTAAATAATATTACTGCAGACTATTTTCCGTAGTAAATTTAGATTAAAGAAATGCTTCCATTAGAGCCCTAAAGTTTTTCCAATCGAATTGGCATAATTGCTTTCTTCTACCTTTGATAATTAATACTGATTTTATGGATTTACATTTCGGATCTCTATGTGTAAGAAATCCCAATACCAAATTTGATTTTGCCCGACCGCACATGGAACCCATTGTAGCGTCTACTACTTTTTCATATGATGATCCGGAAGCGTTGATGGAAATTTTTCTTGGAGAAAAAAAAGGATTTATCTATTCGAGGTGGAGCAATCCTACCATTGAACTGGCTGAAAATAAAGTAGCTGCTCTCGAAGGCTGCGGATTAGGAAATACAGAAAATCTGAAATTAAAAGCAAGGTTATTCAGCAGTGGAATGGGAGCTATTCAGACGCTGTTTATGTCGACTCTGAAACCTGGAGACAAAGTAATTGTGCAGGGTACATTGTATGGTGGTACCAACGAACTGCTTACCAAAATCTTAAGTCAGTTTGGCATCACTCCCTTAATTACTGAACTGAAGAATCTTAACGAAATAGAACGAATATCTTCTTCAGATAAAAATGTGAAGATGATTTATATTGAGACACCCTCTAATCCTACCATTGATTGCTATGATATTGAATCGCTGTGTCAGATAGCAAAAAAAAATAATCAGCTTGTTGCCGTAGATAACACTTTCGCCTCTCCTTATCTGCAGCAACCATTTGCATATGGTGTCGATTTTGTGGTTCATTCTTCAACAAAATACTTAAATGGCCATGGTAATTCTATCAGTGGAGTAATGGTTGGGAAGAACATTGATTTCATGGAAAAGGATGTTTTTCAGTATTTGAAATTGCTGGGAACAAATAGCAGTGCATTTGATTCCTGGTTACTGTTGCAGGGGATGAAAACGCTGGAGGTGCGTATGCAACGCCATTGCAGTAATGCACTTCAGGTAGCAGAGTTCCTGGGAGCAAATACAAAAATATCCAGGGTAAACTATTGCGGGCTGCCATCTCATCCTGATCATCTTCTTGCAAAAAAACAGATGCGTGATTTTGGTGGCATGCTTAGCTTCGATCTCAAAGGCGGGCTTGAGGCAGGAAAGAAATTATTACGTCATATTAAACTTTGTTCTCTTGCTGTTTCATTGGGAACTGTAGATACGATAATTCAGCATCCTGCAAGCATGAGCCATGTGGGCGTGGCAAAGGAAATCTGTCAACAGTATGGAATTACAGACGGATTGATTCGCTTAAGCGTCGGCATTGAAGATGTGAAAGATATTATGAATGATTTAGGTAATGCACTTGACGCTATTTAGAAATTTATTCCGAAATCAGCAGTTCGATTAATCTTTTAAATAACCTGTAAAATATTATGAATTCTATCTGGAATCAGCCTATTGATATTAAGTACTTAAAGGAATGGCATCGTAACACCATGCAGGAACATATTGGTATTGAATTCCTGGAAATAGGTGATGACTATATTAAGGCAAAAATGCCGGTGGATCATAGGACGAAACAACCAATGGGATTGCTCCATGGAGGAGCTTCGGTAACGCTCGCTGAATCATTAGGCAGTATGGCTTCCGTACTGTGTGTGGATAGTGAAACGAAATTGGTAGTAGGCCTTGAAATTAATGCCAATCATATCAGGTCTATCAATGATGGTTTTGTAACAGGCATTACCAGGCCTATCCATCTTGGGCGTTCTACGCAAGTGTGGGAGATAAAAATTTATAACGAGAATGAGCAGTTGATATGTATCAGCAGGATTACAAATGCGATATTAGATAAGAAAAGAACACTGTAGTTAAAAAATATCATTGAACTACAGATGTTGTTTAAACTTCACTAATATTTATTGAAAACTTCTAATTTATCAAAATGGTCAAAGTAAATCTTCAGGAAAAATTTTCTCAGTTTTCCGATCATTGGAATCCAAAAGTTGCCGGTAAATTAAATGGACAATTAATAAAACTGGTTAAGTTTAAAGGTCCGTTTACCTGGCATAAGCATGAGCTGGAAGATGAGCTATTCTTAGTGATAAAAGGGTCGTTTAATATGGAATTCCGGGATAAAACTATTGGATTAAATGAAGGCGAATTTATCATTGTACCCCATGGCATAGAGCACAGACCCAATGCAGAAGAAGAAGCGGAGGTGCTTCTTTTTGAGCCTTCGGAAACCCTCAATACTGGAAATGTTCAAAACGAATTCACATTAAAAAACCTGGAAAGTATTTAAGTTTCGAATTTTATTTAATTATAATATGACTTTGCAGGATTGGATTGGCTTTGCCGGGGTAGGTATTGTGCTGGTGGCATATTTGTTAAACCTTTTAGGAAAACTTTCGCAAAATAGTATTTCATATTTAGTAATGAATGTAATTGGAGCCGCACTAACCTGTTATGCTTCCATGCTAATACATTATATTCCTTTTATTATCCTGGAAGGAATTTGGACTATTGCCTCACTTATTTCACTTATGAAAATTCTTTATAAAAAAGACCCTGTATCCAGCACATAGTAAATTAATGTTCTGAATATCTCAGAGATTGCAGAACAGCTGCTGCAAAGCCTGCATGGTTTAATTTTGTGAAGGAAGAATGGGAGACTGAATCTTTTTGAGTAGAATAACCTGCAACGTAATTCCAATAATTTATGTAATAATGCATCAGCAATTAAACTGCTTTTTTTATCTCTAAGTTTTTTGCATCAAACTTTCTGCTTTTAATGCTGAAGCGATCTCCTGAAGACATGAAATGAACCATCAGATTTTCCACGGATATTGGATTTCCCATAGGAAGGTCTGCAATATTTGAATGCCTGATATGGTGACCATCAATTACTATTACCATCCCCGATCCAAATGCCTCCATATGGTTGCCTTCACTAATAATCATCCCTGTATCTTCTCCCAAGCCAATTCCAAGACATGAAGGGTTCGATGCAATAGCCTGAACTAAACGGGCAAAACGTCCACGCTTATCAAAATGAGAATCAAAGATTACATCCCTGGTAAAGCCCAATCCCGTAGCAATTTTTACTTCTCCTTTTAAATGTGCACTTCCTGTGCTTCCTTCATAAATCATTGTGGATGACATTGCCATAGCGCCTGCACTCGTTCCTGCAATCACAAATTCTTCCTTTTGTAAACGATGGTGAAGAATATCGAGAAATTCAGTACCTCCAAACGTAGTTGTCAACCGGTATTGATTTCCTCCTGAAAACATTACACAGTTAGCTCTTTTAATCCGCTTTAATAAATCTTTTTCTTTAACCTCCTCTCTTTCCCGGATAGGCAGATGCCCCACATTACTACATCCGATTTTTGAAAAGGCATTTATGTAATTATTACCTACTTCAACAGGTGAAGATGAAGCAGTAGTTATTACCTCAATGCGTGCATTACTTCCACCTGATTCTGAAACAATCCGCCTTAAAATGCCAAGCTCAAAAAAATTAAGATTATTTCTATGGATCACACCTAACTCAAGGTCTGTCCCTTTATCTTCAGCACCTCCGATTGCAATAATTTTTCCTTTAATAACAGGCATCAGAAAAGAAATGGTACACACAAAAATAAGGAGACTTATGGTAGTGGCTGAAATTGTAATAAAAGATTTCCACATGGCTGACTTTAATGTTGGAAAAATTTCAGTTATGTTTGAAAAATAAAGGTTGTGTTGCTACAGTAATGCTCCTCATTTTCTTGATTTCACAATACTACCGCTTGAATTAGAATAATAATCCTTACCTTTTAATATGGAGATCCTTAATATTCGGGTTATGAATGGTCCTAATTATTGGTCCGTTCGAAGGCATAAGCTTATAGTAATGAAGCTTGATCTGCAGAATCTGGAAGAATACCCTACGAATAAAATACCCGGGTTTCGGGACCGCCTTCAACAACTACTCCCCGGCCTGTATGAACATCATTGCTCGGAAGGAAGCAAGGGAGGTTTTCTGTATCGTGTGGAAAAGGGTACGTGGATGGGGCATGTAATCGAACATATGGCTCTGGAGATACAGACCCTGGCAGGAATGGATGTTGGTTTCGGAAGAACAAGAGAAGCATCTCAGAAAGGAGTTTATAATGTTGTATTCGCATACCTGGAAGCAGAAGCTGGCATTTATACAGCAAAAGCGGCAGTAAGAATTGCTCAGGCTCTTATAGAGGGAAAGCAATATCAGCTGGCGGAAGATATTCAGGCCCTTCGTGAAATACGTGAAGAATACCGTTTAGGCCCCAGCACAGGTTCGTTGGTTGATGAAGCGGTTATGCGCGGCATTCCATACATTCGATTGAATAAACGTTCCCTGGTTCAGCTTGGTTTTGGGGTAAACCAGAAAAGGGTTCAGGCTACAGTGGCCAGCACTACCAGCAGCATTGGTGTTGAGATAGCCGGTGATAAAGAGGAAACAAAAAATTTGCTGGAGAAAGCAGAAATTCCTGTTCCTAAAGGTATGATCTGCTGCGATGTTTATGAATTGCGTGATGCAATAAAAAAGATCGGATATCCTGTAGTCACTAAACCCATAAATAGTAACCATGGAAAAGGAGCTACTACAAACATCCGCAACTGGGACGATGCTCAGAATGGCCTTCTGGCAGCAAAAAAATATTCAGATTCTGTAATTGTGGAGAAATTTATTTCAGGTCATGATCACCGCGTACTTGTAATTGATTACAAGTATGTGGCTGCAGCCAGAAGAACACCTGCCTCAGTAACCGGTGATGGTAATGCTACCATTCAGCAATTGATAGATGAGGTAAACTGTGATTCACGCCGGGGCTATGGCCATGAAAAAGTGCTTACGGCTATTAAGGTGGATGATTTTACTATGAGTATTTTAAAAGAAGGCCGGCTGACCCTTGATACGGTGCCGCCTTTCGGGCAGGAAATCTTGTTAAAGCCAACTGCGAACATTTCCACCGGAGGAACAGCAACGGATATTACGGACCTGGTTCACCCTGACAATATTTTTATGTGTGAACGGATTGCCCGTATTATAGGCCTTGATATTTGTGGTATTGATATTATGACCCCTGATCTAAGCGAACCAATAAATGATATCGGAGGAGCAGTTCTTGAAGTAAATGCTGCTCCGGGTTTTCGAATGCATTTGGCACCTACCGATGGGTTGCCCCGCAATGTAGCGGAACCCGTAATTAATATGTTGTTTCCTCCTGGCACTTCCTCCCGTATTCCCATTATTGCTATTACCGGAACTAACGGTAAAACAACCACTACGCGGCTGATTGCCCATATCCTTAAGCAGGTAGGCTACCGTGTAGGGTTTACTACCACGGATGGCATCTACATACAAAATCAATTGATGATGCAGGGTGACTGTACTGGTCCCGTATCCGCGCAGTTTATTTTAAAGGATCCTACTGTAGAATTTGCAGTGCTGGAGACGGCGCGGGGTGGCATTTTACGCGCCGGCCTTGGATTTGACCATTGCGACATCGGTATCGTTACGAATGTACAGCCAGACCATCTTGGATTGATGGGTATTGACACTATTAAACAGCTTGCAAGGGTAAAAGGAGTGATTCCTGAAAGTGTAACAGCGGATGGTTATGCCATACTCAATGCAGACGACGAACTGGTGTATAAAATGAGAAGTGATGTTAAGTGTAACGTCGCATTGTTTAGTATGGATGAAAAAAATCCATACATCATGGAGCACTGCAGCTTAGGTAAGCTGGCTGCAGTAGCTGAGAATGGTTACGTTACTATTATGAAAGGAAACTGGAAAATTCGTGTGGATAAGATTGCAACTATTCCATTAACATTTGGAGGTAAGGCAGTTTTTAATGTTCAGAATATTTTACCGGCAGTGCTTAGTTGTTTTATGAGGGGAATTAAGATTGAAGACATCCGCTCGGCACTGGAAACATTTATTCCGTCGCCTGCCACCACACCAGGCAGAATGAACCTTTTCCAATTTAAGAATTTTCAGGTTTTAGTAGACTATGCACATAACACTGCCGGGCTGGAGCAACTTTCTAAATTTGTTGAAAAAATAGATGGTAAACCA
Proteins encoded in this window:
- the cphA gene encoding cyanophycin synthetase encodes the protein MEILNIRVMNGPNYWSVRRHKLIVMKLDLQNLEEYPTNKIPGFRDRLQQLLPGLYEHHCSEGSKGGFLYRVEKGTWMGHVIEHMALEIQTLAGMDVGFGRTREASQKGVYNVVFAYLEAEAGIYTAKAAVRIAQALIEGKQYQLAEDIQALREIREEYRLGPSTGSLVDEAVMRGIPYIRLNKRSLVQLGFGVNQKRVQATVASTTSSIGVEIAGDKEETKNLLEKAEIPVPKGMICCDVYELRDAIKKIGYPVVTKPINSNHGKGATTNIRNWDDAQNGLLAAKKYSDSVIVEKFISGHDHRVLVIDYKYVAAARRTPASVTGDGNATIQQLIDEVNCDSRRGYGHEKVLTAIKVDDFTMSILKEGRLTLDTVPPFGQEILLKPTANISTGGTATDITDLVHPDNIFMCERIARIIGLDICGIDIMTPDLSEPINDIGGAVLEVNAAPGFRMHLAPTDGLPRNVAEPVINMLFPPGTSSRIPIIAITGTNGKTTTTRLIAHILKQVGYRVGFTTTDGIYIQNQLMMQGDCTGPVSAQFILKDPTVEFAVLETARGGILRAGLGFDHCDIGIVTNVQPDHLGLMGIDTIKQLARVKGVIPESVTADGYAILNADDELVYKMRSDVKCNVALFSMDEKNPYIMEHCSLGKLAAVAENGYVTIMKGNWKIRVDKIATIPLTFGGKAVFNVQNILPAVLSCFMRGIKIEDIRSALETFIPSPATTPGRMNLFQFKNFQVLVDYAHNTAGLEQLSKFVEKIDGKPKVGVIAGVGDRRDEDILELGSVAARTFDEIVIRQDKNLRGRTPEEIIELMMKGIAAVNEHKKVNVIPSETEAIEHVIRNGKRGSFITICSDVVPDVLGMIMKYKEEEDNFDLARESMIDHN
- the aroQ gene encoding type II 3-dehydroquinate dehydratase produces the protein MKILIINGPNLNLIGTREPEIYGSKTFKDYLEELKAKLSEHAIDYFQSNVEGEIINELHRGGFSYDGIILNAGGYTHTSVAISDAVSSIKSPVIEIHISNPAAREPFRHTSLLSGKCKGLIAGFGLKGYELAIRSMEI
- a CDS encoding DUF3179 domain-containing protein — encoded protein: MKKLANYKFYILGMMLLIIPDALTFYLLMPMPGSQNINGLETAYYLDKILWLTRTIGFFLIIPFLQKTFSAKSITAKFTYGGFLIVALTFVYLVGFHFRADRIFYEPSVKTFLSKDQNRFPVDRMVLGVEINGKAKAYPLIVVGYHHKIQDTVGGKPVLVTYCTMCRSGEVYDPGVNENLPWRLVGMGKWNAIIEDAKTKSWWYQADGVAGAGPEKGTILPVIYSEQVTLKSWLERHPNSLILQPDPKYQSRYDKLKNYDINFQTSANEINDGGKLTDNSWVINISDDGIDKYFSWHELQKSRVINEVIGKKPILLAIENDNESFHSWNRTINGEPLTFTISDRQLTDTKTNSLWDWNGKCVSGSFKSYQLLTVSSQQVYWHTWQTFFNKTIKY
- the xerD gene encoding site-specific tyrosine recombinase XerD; translated protein: MEWLSTIKGFKSYLQLERSLSNNTIEAYIRDADLLRRFLELKESLITPENVSHEDLQRFIAFINELKLSGQSQARILSGIRAFYKYLLMESLVQQDPTVLIQGPKLQRKLPDVLNNPEIEALLNAIDHSTQEGIRNRAILEVLYGCGLRVSELINLHISNLYTDVEFIKVVGKGNKERLIPIGLSAIKHINFYIEGVRNHMQVKKRFDDTLFLNRRGSALTRVYVFMFIKSIAEKAGLKKKISPHTFRHSFATHLIEGGADLRAVQEMLGHESITTTEIYTHLDRDYLRQTLLQFHPAYQKI
- a CDS encoding DinB family protein; its protein translation is MKKFIKEYVAYNFWANKRLCDIIDALNDEQLNKEMVSSFPTIKKMLLHIWDAQDIWMERFDGLSPATWPSSDFNGSKKDLIAGVLKSSELLNQKVLNYSKKDLKQEVAYTTMKGNSGKSPVYEMLAHVVNHGSYHRGQLISMLRAAGITDLPATDLIAYLRENKINELPLVKK
- a CDS encoding cyanophycinase — its product is MPVIKGKIIAIGGAEDKGTDLELGVIHRNNLNFFELGILRRIVSESGGSNARIEVITTASSSPVEVGNNYINAFSKIGCSNVGHLPIREREEVKEKDLLKRIKRANCVMFSGGNQYRLTTTFGGTEFLDILHHRLQKEEFVIAGTSAGAMAMSSTMIYEGSTGSAHLKGEVKIATGLGFTRDVIFDSHFDKRGRFARLVQAIASNPSCLGIGLGEDTGMIISEGNHMEAFGSGMVIVIDGHHIRHSNIADLPMGNPISVENLMVHFMSSGDRFSIKSRKFDAKNLEIKKAV
- a CDS encoding PLP-dependent transferase, whose amino-acid sequence is MDLHFGSLCVRNPNTKFDFARPHMEPIVASTTFSYDDPEALMEIFLGEKKGFIYSRWSNPTIELAENKVAALEGCGLGNTENLKLKARLFSSGMGAIQTLFMSTLKPGDKVIVQGTLYGGTNELLTKILSQFGITPLITELKNLNEIERISSSDKNVKMIYIETPSNPTIDCYDIESLCQIAKKNNQLVAVDNTFASPYLQQPFAYGVDFVVHSSTKYLNGHGNSISGVMVGKNIDFMEKDVFQYLKLLGTNSSAFDSWLLLQGMKTLEVRMQRHCSNALQVAEFLGANTKISRVNYCGLPSHPDHLLAKKQMRDFGGMLSFDLKGGLEAGKKLLRHIKLCSLAVSLGTVDTIIQHPASMSHVGVAKEICQQYGITDGLIRLSVGIEDVKDIMNDLGNALDAI
- a CDS encoding cupin domain-containing protein, which translates into the protein MVKVNLQEKFSQFSDHWNPKVAGKLNGQLIKLVKFKGPFTWHKHELEDELFLVIKGSFNMEFRDKTIGLNEGEFIIVPHGIEHRPNAEEEAEVLLFEPSETLNTGNVQNEFTLKNLESI
- a CDS encoding hotdog fold thioesterase; this encodes MNSIWNQPIDIKYLKEWHRNTMQEHIGIEFLEIGDDYIKAKMPVDHRTKQPMGLLHGGASVTLAESLGSMASVLCVDSETKLVVGLEINANHIRSINDGFVTGITRPIHLGRSTQVWEIKIYNENEQLICISRITNAILDKKRTL